The sequence below is a genomic window from Flavobacterium lipolyticum.
TATTTTTCTTTGATTTTTTCGATTACTGGCAGGCCTTGTTCGTATTCGCCAAGCGAGGCCGAATGAAACCAGATGGTTTTATCTGAAGGACTTATCTTTTCTTCAAGAATCGCGAAAACATTTTTACGACCTTCGACAAAAAGCTTAATTTTCGGACTAAAAAGTGCTACAATTTTCAGAAAAAAGCCAGCAATAGAAATAACTAAATTATAGAGAAAAAGCATCTGTTTGTTTTTGTGGCTAAATTACGGTTCTTTCGATTATTTTCATTGGTTTGAAGGTATTAAATAACTATTTTTGTTCCTCCTTTTAGAGACGCTGAATGAAATGCAAGTCTTTAATTTTAAAATATATTGAAAATGAAAAAAATTCAAATGGTTGACCTAAAAAGTCAATACGAAAAAATAAAAACTACAGTTGATGCCTCTATTCAGGAGGTTTTGGATACCAATACTTACATAAACGGTCCTTTAGTACACCAGTTTCAAAAAAATCTGGAAGATTATCTGGGGGCAAAACATGTGATTCCATGTGCAAACGGAACCGATGCTTTGCAAATTGCCATGATGGGATTGGATTTGAAACCGGGCGATGAGGTAATTACTGCCGATTTTACTTTTGCAGCTACGGTTGAGGTAATTGCTTTGTTACAATTGACGCCGGTTTTAGTAGATGTTGATGTTGTAAATATGAACATCGATATTGAAGCGCTTAAAAAAGCGATTACACCAAAAACAAAAGCAATTGTTCCGGTACATTTATTTGGACGTGCAGCAAATATGGATGCTATTATGGAAATTGCTGCCGAACATAATTTATATGTAATCGAAGACAATGCACAGGCAATTGGAGCAGATTATATTTCTAAATCAGGAGCAAAAAGCAAAGTAGGGGTAATTGGTCATGTAGCGGCAACTTCATTTTTTCCGTCTAAAAACTTAGGCTGTTATGGAGATGGAGGAGCAATTTTTACCAACGACGATAAATTAGCGCACATCATTCGCGGGATCGTAAATCACGGAATGTATGAGCGTTACCACCATGATGTTGTAGGAGTGAATTCACGTTTGGATAGTATTCAGGCCGGAGTTCTAAATGCAAAATTGCCATTATTGGATGAGTACAATGCAGCACGTCGTTTAGCGGCAACAAAATACAATGCAGCTTTTGCCGGAAATACACATATTATTACGCCGGAATTTGATGCAAGTCAAAATGATCATGTTTTTCATCAATATGTATTGAGAATTATTGATGCAGATCGTAATGCTTTGATGCAGCATTTATTGGATAAAGGAATTCCGTGTGCGATTTATTACCCGATTCCGTTGCATTCACAAAAAGCTTATGCTGATTCTCGTTACAAAGAAGAGCAGTTTCCAGTGACCAACCAATTGGTAAAAGAAGTAATTGCTTTGCCAATGCATACAGAACTGGATGATGAGCAAATCAAATTTATAACCGATTCTGTTTTGGAATTTTTGAATAAATAATAAAGATTAAACCAAATAAACAACAGCACAAAATAACCGCAAAATGAAAGTATTAGTAACAGGAGGATTAGGATTTATTGGTTCTCACACCGTTGTAGAATTGCAAAATGAAGGTTTTGAAGTAGTCATTATTGATAACCTTTCGAATTCTACAGAAGACGTTTTAAAAGGGATTACGACCATTACAGGAAAAACACCTTTGTTCGAAAAATTAGATTTAAGAGAAAAAGCGTCGGTGCGGGAGTTTTTTAAAAAGCATAACGATGTTACCGGAGTAATTCATTTTGCAGCTTCAAAGGCAGTTGGTGAAAGTGTTGAAAATCCATTGTTGTATTACGAAAACAACATTGCTTCATTAGTGTATTTATTGCAGGAATTGCAGCAAAAACCTGAAGCGAGTTTTATTTTTAGCTCGTCTTGTACCGTTTATGGTCAGGCTGAAAAAATGCCAATTACTGAAGATGCTCCGGTACAGGTGGCGATTTCGCCTTACGGAAACACGAAACAGATAGGGGAAGAAATTATTGCTGATACAGCTAAAGTAACCAATATCAGTGCAATTTTATTGCGTTATTTTAACCCGGTTGGAGCTCATGCAACGACTGAGATTGGCGAATTACCAATTGGTGTTCCTCAAAATTTAGTACCTTTCATTACACAAACTGGCGTAGGATTGCGTCAGGAATTATCGGTTTTTGGAGATGATTATCCAACTCCTGATGGTACAGCAGTTCGTGAT
It includes:
- the galE gene encoding UDP-glucose 4-epimerase GalE, with the translated sequence MKVLVTGGLGFIGSHTVVELQNEGFEVVIIDNLSNSTEDVLKGITTITGKTPLFEKLDLREKASVREFFKKHNDVTGVIHFAASKAVGESVENPLLYYENNIASLVYLLQELQQKPEASFIFSSSCTVYGQAEKMPITEDAPVQVAISPYGNTKQIGEEIIADTAKVTNISAILLRYFNPVGAHATTEIGELPIGVPQNLVPFITQTGVGLRQELSVFGDDYPTPDGTAVRDYIHVVDLAKAHVIALQRLLAKKNLQKVETFNLGTGKGSSVLEVIHSFEKVSDKKLPYKIMPRREGDITEAYANTDKANNVLGWKAQLSLDEAMASAWKWEQKVRS
- a CDS encoding DegT/DnrJ/EryC1/StrS family aminotransferase, which translates into the protein MKKIQMVDLKSQYEKIKTTVDASIQEVLDTNTYINGPLVHQFQKNLEDYLGAKHVIPCANGTDALQIAMMGLDLKPGDEVITADFTFAATVEVIALLQLTPVLVDVDVVNMNIDIEALKKAITPKTKAIVPVHLFGRAANMDAIMEIAAEHNLYVIEDNAQAIGADYISKSGAKSKVGVIGHVAATSFFPSKNLGCYGDGGAIFTNDDKLAHIIRGIVNHGMYERYHHDVVGVNSRLDSIQAGVLNAKLPLLDEYNAARRLAATKYNAAFAGNTHIITPEFDASQNDHVFHQYVLRIIDADRNALMQHLLDKGIPCAIYYPIPLHSQKAYADSRYKEEQFPVTNQLVKEVIALPMHTELDDEQIKFITDSVLEFLNK